gcctggcccccctCACCTCTTTTTTTGCTTCCCAGCAGGGGGAGTTGCTACCAGGGCTCTTTGGGGAGGCAGGACCCCTCAGCCGAGCAGCCTGGGCCGTCCCCACCGTGCGCAGCGGCTGGATCCAGGGCCTGCGCTCCCTGGCACAGCACCCCAGCGCTCTGCGCTTCCTGGCCAACCACGGTGAGTGCGCCCACACCCCACCGCATTCCTCATCCTGCCTGTGTGATCCCAGGGTAGTCACTGCACCTTGCTGAATCTGAGTGTCTGGTCTGTGCGATGTCGCAGGGTTGTTGCAAAGAATGCACCGTGACAGTACGGCTGTCCAGTGTCCTCTGGTTGGCAGGTCAGGCCCTAGGAGCCAGGACAGCTTTCTCAGCCACTTACAGATCAGCCGTGAGGACTCAGTCTTTGAAACTATTtgggagccaggtgtggtggcgcatggctgtagtcccagttactcaggaggctgaagcaagaggatcacttgaacccaggggttcgaggctgcagtgaacagtggttgagccactgcactccaacttaggcgacagagcaagaccctgtctcaaaaaacaagaaacgaggctgggcacggtggctcatgcctgtaatctcagcactttgggaggccgaggcaggtggatcacctgaggtcaggagttcaagaccagcctggccaacatggtgaaaccctgtctctacgaaaatacaaaaattagccaggcatgatggcgggtgcctgtaatcccagctacttgggaggctgaggtgggagaatggcttgaacctggaaggtggaagttgcagtgagccgagatcgcaccattgtactccagcctgggcaacagaacgagactcttgtctcaaaaaaaaaaaaaaaaaaaagcgacaaAAAACAAGGAATGAATTGGGAAGCATCACAAGCTGTGTGTGTTTAACGCTCGCGGGGAGGAGGTGCTTGTCTCCAGGAAGCTTCAGttcctgttcttttttgcttttgagtGGAGAGGCATTTGGGGGCGTCTTGGGGGGCCCTCTGCTGTTTGTATCTTCCTTGAGGCCCTCTGCCTCCCCCAGCTCTATTCTGGCTCAcccccttttttctctcttccctcgTCCCCTACCCAGGTGCGGTTGACACCATCTTCTCCCTGCAGGGAGACTCCAGCCTGTTTGTGGCCTCGGCGGCCAGTCAGCTCCTGGTACACGTCCTGGCTTTGTCCATGCAAGGTGGAGCCAAGGGGCAGCCCTGCCTGCCGGGGGGTGACTGGCCCGCGTGTGCCCAGAAGATCATGGATCACGTTGAAGAGTCCTTGTGCTTCACGGCCACCCCCAAGGTCACTCAGGCCCTGAACGTCCTGACCACGACCTTCGGGCGCTGCCAGAGCCCCTGGACGGAAGCCCTGTGGGTGCGGCTGAGTCCCCGCGTGGCCTGTCTGCTGGAGAGAGACCCCATCCCCGCCGCACACTCGTTCGTGGACCTGCTTCTCTGTGTGGCTCGGTCAGGGCCCCGGGACGCAGCTGGGGGGCCTGGGTGGGCAATTGTTTTCCATCCCTGGGCAAATGACTCCCAGGGATGTCCCACTGGCAGCCAGAGACTCTCTGAGGACGTGGCCTGCAGTGAAGTGGCACCGGAGTGACCCTGGAACCCTCATGGGGAAAGGCCTGTCTTGGGCTGGGCGCCTCCAGCGTGGGGGCCATGGCAGTCTCAGCCAGGCCTCGGATGGAGTTTTGCAGGTGGAGGAGTAATTTTTCTCTCTGGGGTCTCCCTGCAGTTCTCCCGTGTTCAGTTCTTCTGACGGCGGCCTGTGGGAGACGGTGGCGCAGGCTCTGAGCTGCCTGGGCCCCACCCACGTGGGACCCCTGGCTTTGGGGATCCTGAAGCTCGAGCACTGGTATGGTCTGGGGTGTGTTTCATGCTGAGGCGGGTGCTGGGAgctggggcaggcagggaggtTGAGAGCGGGGCCCTCACGGCAGGAGAGTTCCGGACACCAGGGACAGTCAGACGGCCGTGCGGGGGTGTGACTGGGCCATGCGTGGGTTGCGCGCGGCAGCCTTGCAGGCTGGCAGCTTCTGCAGGATCTTTAGCGACAGAATAATTGTTTCAGACCAAAGCTCTGCGAGATCCACAGAGGTGAGAAGGATGCCGGAGCTGCTCTACTCAGAGCAGGGTGGTCCTGCCCACGCCCTGCGCTCTGCTGCCCTCCCACCTGCCCCTCACCGCAGCTTTGTTTGGGGGTGCTGGAGCTCCCCAGCACACACACCATGCGGGTGGGGGGCCTGGGGGCGGTGGAACGGCAGAGCCTGGGGTCAGGACAGGTGGGAAGGCCGTGGATGGCCTGCCAGGGTTCCAGGTGGGCTCCCGTTAGGGGTGGAAGTGACCTCAGGACCTGCTGCCCAAAGGGCCCGGGGTACCATGAGAGTCCAGCACTGAGCTCCGGGGTCTCCGAATGTTTAGGAGAGAGTAGACTTGGGGGAGGATGGAGGAACAGGCCCGGCCCTGCAGGAATGCAGTGTGGGGACACTGCCCCCACCTGGGCCCAGATGTGAGGGCAGGTCCCTCCCACAGAGTGGATGCTGTGCACACCTGGGGACACCCGGGAGGCTGGGGGCACCCTGTCCCTGACCCCCTGAGCGGGCACTGCCCCTCTGTCTGGGTGCATGGCCAGGCCCTCCTGGAGGCCCCTCAGTATCTGTTCCTAAGGACATCAGGAGTGTCAGGCCCATCTCCTTGGTCAGGCCTGTCCACCCCGCCACTCTCTGTCCCATGGCGTCCCCTGGCCAGTGGCCTGCAGAGAATCTGTTTCTCGGGGGGTGTCCCAACCCCCTGGCTGATTTGCCCCAGGCTTGCTGGGGACGTTAGGAGCATAGCCAACTTGTCTCACGGGCAGGGTTGCGGCACTCACCTCGTGTTTGTCTCCAGTCCACAGGCACTGAGGACCCAGGCCTTCCAGGTCCTTCTCCAGCCCCTGGCCTGTGTCCTGAAGGCCACGGTTCAGGCCCCCGGACCCCCAGGTGTGCTGCTCAGAAAGGGCTGGGAGGGCGGAACCTGGGTCCTGcggctgggggaagggagatgGATGAGAGTACCCGGCTCGCCACCCCCGCCCCACTTTAATCACACCCAGGCCTCCCTCTAAGAGCAAAGGGGACCGGGGGCATGGCCATCTCCCCTGGTGAGCTGCTGCTCTGCACCTAGGTCCTGACCTCTGCTGTGGGTGGTTACCGTGGGGTGGCTGGTGACCGTGGGGAGGCTGGAGTGCTCTCTAAGGGAGCTCTTCCTGGCTTGGCCCCCAGGCTTGCTGGATGGGACGGCAGACGATGCCACGACGGTGGACACGCTCCTGGCCTCCAAGTCGTCCTGCGCGGGCCTCCTGTGCCGCACCCTGGCTCACCTGGAGGAGCTGCAGCCGCTGGTAGGTGTGGCCCGGCCCTAATGCAGCCCAGCAGCATCCACACTGGCGGTGGGACCGCAATGTGGGCTGACGCCCCCGACCCCTCGCTGCCCCAGCGCCCTTGCTTCCACGCCGGCAGTGGGACCGCAGCCTTGGCTGATGTCCCCCGCCTCACGTGCCTCGAAGTCCCAGCGCCCTTGCATCCACGCCGGCCGTGGGACCGCAACCTTGGCTGACGGCCCTCTTCCTCGCAGCCCCAGCGCCCTTCACCGTGGCCCCAGGCGTCCCTACTGGGAGCTACAGTGACTGTCCTGCGGCTCTGCGGCGGCTCAGCTGCCCCCGCCTCCGGTGTGGGGGGCCACCTGTGTGGGACCCTGGCGGGCTGCGTCCGGGTCCAGCGAGCAGCCCTCGACTTCCTGGGGACGCTGTCACAGGGGACAGGTGAGTGTGTTCTGTACGGCTTTGGCGTGGGGCGATCCCTGAGCCCCCACTCTCCTATCTGCTCGGAGGTGCCTGGGAACTGCCGTCCCTCTCTGTTTCTTCTTGGGGCGGGGGCTGAAGGGTGCAGGGGCCGTGCAGGAGGTTTTAGCTGACGGATGAGGCCTTGTCCTGCTCCTTCCCAGAGTTGATGGGGAGGGtcccagggtgggggtgggggtggtttaTCCACTCACCTCTGTCTCAGGCCCCCAGGAGCTGGTGACGCAGGCGCTTGCTGTCCTCCTGGAGTGCCTCGAGAGCCCTGGCTCCAGCCCCACGGTACGGCGGTGGGGATAGGGAGcgaggagaggagggaggcagaggcagtgggACCCACCCCCGACTCCACCCCGGCCCCGTGCAGGCCTCCACAGATGGAGCCTTCACACAGGGCCACAGAGTTGCTGCTCAGAGAGCTTCACGATGCAGGTGGCTGCATGGGTCAGGCTCAGGGCCTCTTGTTGGTGAAGATACATCAGCACGCAGGGGTGTGTGGGGCCGTGGGGAGCAGGGGCACTGGCCAGGCGGCCTGCAGGGAATTCTGGACAAGGGAAACGAGGTAGCACCAGGACGGCCCTGGGCGTGGGCTCCGGGTTCTTCTAAGCACCATTTGTGAACGTGCCCACTCCACAGCCCCTCACGGAGCTGGGCCCTGGCAGGTACAGACCTTGCACCACCTGCCGCTGAGCAGACAGCAGACAACTTTGGAGGAAGGGCCCAGGGCTTCTTGGGATCCTAAGGAAAAGGTGCCCTGTGTAATTGCTCATGTTTTGATGCAGAAATCCTGTTGCCTGGGTTGTGGGTCTTCTGGTGGGGGCTGccgccacctcctcctcctcacagTCTGGGAAGCCAGTTCTGCAGCAGATTCTGCCCTATTAAAATCAGCCCAGGAGGGGCGTGGGGCTCACAGCTGTGATTACTGTGcgttggggggccgaggtggggggatcaatggagcccaggactttgaggccagcctgggcaacatagcaagatcccatctctacaaaaaaatacaaaaattagccccggAGGTATAGCTCAGGGGTAGAGCATTTgactgcaaaaattagccgggcgtggtgatgtgtgcctctagccccagctactcatgagactgaggcaggaggattgtttgaaccgggaagatggaggctgcagtgaactgtgattacagtccagcctgggtgacacagtgagaccctgtaaaGAAGGAAGCCCAGcgttctcttctctcttcccttcctgtcCCCATCTGTGTCCTTGGAGTAGGGGCAGCACAGGTGAAGGTGAGGGGGACAGACAGACAGCTTGCCCGTCCCCTCCCATGGCCCTACAGCCCACCCTGTGTGCTCCAGGTTCTGAAGAAGGCCTTCCAGGCTACGCTCAGGTGGCTGCTGAGCTCACCCAAGACCCCCGGTTGCTCTGATCTCGGCCCCCTCATCCCGCAGTTCCTCAGAGGTAACGCAGCCCCTTGCAGAGGTGAACGGAGCTGGAGTCGCAGGGGTGGAGGCAGCAGGGGCTGGGTGGAAAGGCTCAGCTGGCTCCGAGGGCAGGGTGAGCCTGGCCCCAAGGTCGCCCTGACCTTTCCCTTCCCGCCCTAGAGCTGTTCCCTGTGCTGCAGAAACGCCTGTGccacccctgctgggaggtgagggACTCCGCCCTCGAGTTCCTGACCCAGCTGAGCAGGCActggggaggtgagtgctggcaGATGGAGGGGCTGCCTTCCCTGCCTGTGGGGGCTCACTGAGCTGGGGTGCACCGGCAGCCTCTTGCTGGCTCGAGAAACTTGGGCCATGTCGGCTGCCCACAAAGGGGTGGAGGCGGAGGCCAAGGCGACAAGGCTCAGCCCTCAGTCACAGCTGCATGTGGCCGTTTCGACCCCCAGGACAGGTCGGCTTCAGATGCGCACTCTTGGCTTCAGAGGTGCCTGAGCTGGCCCGGCAGCTCCTCCAGGACCCTGAGAGTTATGTCCGAGCGAGCGCGGTGACCGCCATGGGGCAGCTGTCCAGCCAGGGCCTGCACGCCCCCACCAGCCCTGAGCATGCAGAGGCCCGGCAGGTAGGAAGTGGTGGGTTCCTTGGCTGCCAGCCCCCATGAGCCCTGAGCACGCAGAGGTCTGGCAGGTAGGAGATGGCGGGTTCCTCAGCCAGCACCTCCCGCCTGGCCATCGTGTGTGCTCGTTTGCTTGCGGGTGGGCGAGCGGCCAGCATCCAGCGTGGGAGCAGCTGCTGCTATGGGCAGCGCCTGCAGGAGTGACTGCCGAGGCCCTGGGGCTCTGCTGGGTGTAGCACCTGTGCGCTTCGCCTTCTGTCTCCCCAGCACCCCTCCAGTTAGTCATGGTGACCTCCATTTGacagatgggtaaactgaggatTGGAGGGCAGTGTGCTCACCGCGCAGCATGGGAAGGTGCCAGAGCGGGCTGTGGCCCTAGACTGCATGTCCGGGGCCAGCCCCCATGATGTACCCGGGGTCCTGTTGTGGGAGCCTCGCTCCTGCTGCCCCACCAACCATCTGCACCTGCTCCCTGTCCCCCAGAGCCTGTTCCTGGAGCTCCTGCGCATCCTCTCCGTAGACTCGGAGGGCTTCCCACGGCGGGCGGTCATGCAGGTCTTCACCGAGTGGCTGCGGGACGGCCACGCCGACGCGGCCCAGGACACGGAGCAGTTCGTGGCCACTGTGCTGCAGGTGGTGAGCCGGGACCTGGACTGGGAGGTCCGCGCCCAGGGCCTGGAGCTGGCACTGGTGTTCCTGGGCCAGACTTTGGGGCCGCCACGTACCCACTGCCCCTATGCCATGGCCCTACCCGAGGTGGCCCCAGCCCGGCCACTCACCGAGGCACTGAGGGCTCTCTGCCACGTGGGGCTCTTTGACTTCGCCTTTTGTGCCTTGTTTGACTGCGACCGCCCTGTGGCGCAGAAGTCTTGTGACCTTCTTCTCTTTCTGAGGGACAAGATTGCTTCCTACAGCAGCCTGCGGGAGGCCGGGGGCGGCCCCAGCACCACCTCCATGGAGGCCACCCTGCCAAGGTGGCGGGCGGGTGAGCAGGCCCAGCCCTCGGGAGACCAGGAGCCTGAGGCTGTGCTGGCCATGCTCAGGTCCCTAGACCTGGAGGGCCTGCGGAGAACGCTGGCCGAGAGCAGCGACCACGTGGAGAAGAGTCCCCAGTCCCTCCTGCAGGACATGCTGGCCACGGGAGGCTTCCTGCAGGGGGACGAGGCCGACTGCTACTGAGCAGAACCAGAGTCTGCCACTGGGGCTCAGGACTGAGGGAGGCAGCACCATGTCCTTCTGTGGGACACTGCCAGCCCCAGGGCTCCAGCTCAGCCTGGTGGATCCTCTGGGGAAGCCAGGACCAGGAGAGAAGCAAGGTCAAAAAATCCAACATTTTGATGTATTAAAGAAATGACTTATTTTCTACTCAAAATAAATggcattgaagtctttaatccattttgaattaatttaataataatgatcTGAGACAAGGGTCCAGTGTCATTCATtcacatgtggatatccagttttcccagcaccatttatttattttttatctatctgtctgtctattttttgtgatggagtttcgctcttgttgcccaagctggagtgcaatggcacgatctcggctcattgcaacctctgcctcctgggttcaagcaattctcctgcctcagcctcccgagtagctgggattacaggtgcagaccatcatgcctggctaattttttgtatttttagtagaaacggagtttcaccatgttagccaggctggtctcgaactcctgacctcaggtgattggcccacctcggcctcccaaagtgctgtgattataggcatgagccactccacccggccaatttattttatttttatctttatttatttatttattttgagatagagtcttgatctgtcgcccaggctggagtgcagtcatgcaatctcagctcactagcCTGTGCAtgccgggctcaagtgatcctcccacctcagcctcccacagtcacacgtcaccatgcctggctatttttggggggtattttttgtagagacaaagttgtgccgtgttcccaggctggtctcgaactcctgagctcaagtaatttgcctgcgttggcctcccaaagtgctgggattataggcatgagccactgcacccagtgctGTTTTAgtgttgttttagagatggggtcttgctctgtggcccaggctggagtgcagtagtacagtcatagttcactgcatcttcaacttctgggctcaagccatctgcctgcctcagcctcccaagtagctgggactataggtgcatcccaccacacccaactaatttttaaaatgtttgtagagATAGTCTCCCTAggtcctcttttatttatttatgtatttatttactgagagagtctcactctgttgtccaggctggagtgcaatggcgcaatcttagctcactgcaacctctgcctcctgggttcaactgattctcctgcctcagcctcctgagtagtctgTTCCTCTTTTATTAAAgggactgtcctttccccactgtgtattcttggcacccttATCAAAGACTAATCATGtgtgtgagggtttatttctgtactctctctgttccactggtctgtgtgtttgtttttatgccagtaccatgctgttttgcttactgtaactttgtagtatactttgaagtcaggtaatgggatgccaccagctttgttctttttcagaattaCTTTGGCTCtttggtcttttgtggttccatatgaattttaggattgttttttcaacttctatgaaaaatgccattggaattttgataggaattgcattaaggCTATAGagcactttgggtagtatggacatttaaaaaatattagttacTCTCATCTATGAACCTgggatttctttccatttatttctgtcctCTTCAGTTATTTAAATTGGTGTCTTAACAGTTtccagtgtacagatctttcaccttttTGGTTAAAGTTATtcctggggccgggcgcagtggctcacacctgtaattccagcactttgggaggctaaggtgggcggatcacctgaggtcaggagttcgagaccagcctggcctcaagtgatcctccttccttggcctccattagtgctgggattaccggcgtgagccaccacaccacatCCAGCTAGGCAGTTATTTTCTTGTAGTACATTGGTTTGTTCAGCACATCCCAGCGTCCTCCTCCGACTTCTGTTGCTGTGTTCAAGAGTTTGGCTGTCAGTCTAATGTCCGTTCTTTCAAAGTAACCTCtctttttcctctggctgcttttaagatttattttattttttttttaattgtccttGGTTTTCTGCAATTTTACTGTCTTGTGTAGGTgagagtttctttttatttattctgcttggaATTCGCTGGGATTCTTGAATCTGTGGATTAGTGGTTTTTTCATCAGTTCTGGGAAATTCTTAGCCTCTAtcctttcaaatattctttctctctccttcctcctcctctgatctcctcttccccctttcctgttttttttttttttttttttttttttgagacagagtctcactgtgtcacccaggctggagtacagtggcacaatcttggctcatggcaacctctgcctcctgggttcaagcgattcttctgcctcagcctcccgagtagttgggattacaggtacgtgccatcacacccggctaatttttgtatttttaatagagatggagtttcgccatgttggccaggctggcctcaaactcctgatctcaggtgatccacctgtctctgcctcccaaagtgatgggattacaggcatgagctaccgcactcGGCCCTCCCTTAACTAACTTCTTTGAGAGCTTATTATGGGCTGGGACTGGAGGTTGCTCCTGTCATTATCACCCACATTCCATCGTCCAGACTTCAGCCATGTGGCCGTGCCCAGCTACGAAGGATTCTGGGGACTGTAGTTAGGCCGGGTGCCTGGAAACAACAGGACCACCTGGCCAGTGTCAGTCATAGCACACAACCACCCCAGTGTCTGGCATAGTGCATGACCGTCCTCGTGTCTGCAGCCTGTGCAGGTCACTCATGGTGGCTTGTTTCCCTGTGTTCTTGGTCATCTTTAGCTGCGTGCTGCTCTTTGGCTTTGAAAAATGTTGATGGAGAGATTCTTTGAGGCCTGGGATGAAGGTGGAGTCCACTAGGGAGGAGCTAATTTGGGTCATTACCCCCCGGAGGCCACAGCAAACCAAATATACTGGCCCCCCAAAGGTCTGGgggtggtgggtcacgcctgtaatcccagcactttgggaggccgaggtaggagcactgtttaaggccaggagtttgagaatagcctggacagcatagcaagaccccatctctacacatttttttttttgttcggagatggagtctcactcttgttgcccaggctggagtgtggtggtgtgatctcagctcactgcaacctccgcctcctgggttcaagcaatcctgcctcagcctccccagtagctgggattacaggcgcccaccaccacgcccggctaatttttgtatttttagtagagacagaatctcaccagtttggccaagctggtctcaaactcctaacctcaggtgatccacctgccgtatttcttcagtttttaattcgctgggcatggtggtacacacctgaagtcccagctacttgggaggctgaggtgggaggcttgcttgagcccaggctcaagttcgaggctgcagtgagccgtgatcacgccaccacactccagcctgggtgacagtgagagaccCTATGTCAAAACAATGCATTGAGTGCTTGGAGTTCTCTGCATTCTTGGGCCTCAAATCTGTACTAGAGAAGACCTGTAGCCCTAACTtctcaagaactttttctttttacttctcttaGCACCAAGTGTCTTTCGTGTGGAGGGAGCAGGGCTAATTCCGTTTCATTGTTACCCTAAGAGTGTAGCCCTTTAGGTTTTCAGCTGAAGGTGGGAAGGGTTTTCTATAATGCTCCCCATTTTGGGCAGGACTGGCCCTGACTCCTGTCCCCCTGACCCCACAAGGCCACAGAATGAGAACCCAAGTTTGCTGGTTTTGGCAAATGCCCTCCGACAAAAGGGCACCTCCCGGGCAGCACAGCCATGGGCTGGTGTGCCCCACCAGGGTGCAGCAGTGACATCAGGCCCGCCTCAGGGCACATGTCCCTTCCCGGTGACAGCAGGCTAGGTGCCTAGACCAGCCGTTTCCCTGAAGACAATGAAACACGCTGGGTGAAATATCCAAAGGCCAGGAACACTGAACAGCTGACAAGATAGCAGGTAACTAAATGCCAGGCCTCGTGCTGGAGGAAAACTGGACTCGGATACAAGGCCCTCCCATAGGGATCTGGAGAGCCTGGCTCTCAGCTCTGGCCTGGGGGAACTCAGAGAGGGAGGGGCTCTGCGGATCAGCTGCCTCCTAGGCAGTAACACTGAACTGCAGTACCCAGTGAAAAGAGACTGCAGGGCCcatcgcggtggctcacgcctgtaatcccagcactttgggaggccgaggtgggtggatctcttgagctcaggagttcaagaccagcctggctaacatggtgagacctcgtccactaaaaatacaaaaattagctaggcatggtggcgggcgcccgtaatcacagctactcgggaggctgaggcaggagaatcacttgaatccgggaggcagaggttgcagtgagccaaaatcgcaccactgcactctatcctgggcaacagagtgagactctgtctcaaaaaaaaaaaaaaaggagcgagccagggcgcagtggctcacgcccgtaatcccagcattttgagaggccgaggcgggtggatcacttgaggtcaggagttcgagaccagcctggccaacatagtgagaccttgtctactaaaaatataaaaattagctgggcatggtggcaggtgcctgtcatcccagctactcaggagg
This DNA window, taken from Pongo pygmaeus isolate AG05252 chromosome 6, NHGRI_mPonPyg2-v2.0_pri, whole genome shotgun sequence, encodes the following:
- the BRAT1 gene encoding BRCA1-associated ATM activator 1 isoform X1, translated to MLGMNHQAPGGGDRSERPACRLPVPSPSQLELLPSSLGPRGFQSGLQGCSLSSPRQPSPSSASSGPGRWHCPEAEPWARGGCGGGLNRAVRRAGLRGDCGLTMDPECAQLLPALCAVLVDPRQPVADDTCLEKLLDWFKTVTEGESSLVLLQEHPCLVELLSHVLKVQDLSPGVLSFSLRLAGTFAAQENCFQYLQQGELLPGLFGEAGPLSRAAWAVPTVRSGWIQGLRSLAQHPSALRFLANHGAVDTIFSLQGDSSLFVASAASQLLVHVLALSMQGGAKGQPCLPGGDWPACAQKIMDHVEESLCFTATPKVTQALNVLTTTFGRCQSPWTEALWVRLSPRVACLLERDPIPAAHSFVDLLLCVARSPVFSSSDGGLWETVAQALSCLGPTHVGPLALGILKLEHCPQALRTQAFQVLLQPLACVLKATVQAPGPPGLLDGTADDATTVDTLLASKSSCAGLLCRTLAHLEELQPLPQRPSPWPQASLLGATVTVLRLCGGSAAPASGVGGHLCGTLAGCVRVQRAALDFLGTLSQGTGPQELVTQALAVLLECLESPGSSPTVLKKAFQATLRWLLSSPKTPGCSDLGPLIPQFLRELFPVLQKRLCHPCWEVRDSALEFLTQLSRHWGGQVGFRCALLASEVPELARQLLQDPESYVRASAVTAMGQLSSQGLHAPTSPEHAEARQSLFLELLRILSVDSEGFPRRAVMQVFTEWLRDGHADAAQDTEQFVATVLQVVSRDLDWEVRAQGLELALVFLGQTLGPPRTHCPYAMALPEVAPARPLTEALRALCHVGLFDFAFCALFDCDRPVAQKSCDLLLFLRDKIASYSSLREAGGGPSTTSMEATLPRWRAGEQAQPSGDQEPEAVLAMLRSLDLEGLRRTLAESSDHVEKSPQSLLQDMLATGGFLQGDEADCY
- the BRAT1 gene encoding BRCA1-associated ATM activator 1 isoform X3, with the protein product MALAAKTDSKVWGGFLFPGRSLPGHWQTVAGDCGLTMDPECAQLLPALCAVLVDPRQPVADDTCLEKLLDWFKTVTEGESSLVLLQEHPCLVELLSHVLKVQDLSPGVLSFSLRLAGTFAAQENCFQYLQQGELLPGLFGEAGPLSRAAWAVPTVRSGWIQGLRSLAQHPSALRFLANHGAVDTIFSLQGDSSLFVASAASQLLVHVLALSMQGGAKGQPCLPGGDWPACAQKIMDHVEESLCFTATPKVTQALNVLTTTFGRCQSPWTEALWVRLSPRVACLLERDPIPAAHSFVDLLLCVARSPVFSSSDGGLWETVAQALSCLGPTHVGPLALGILKLEHCPQALRTQAFQVLLQPLACVLKATVQAPGPPGLLDGTADDATTVDTLLASKSSCAGLLCRTLAHLEELQPLPQRPSPWPQASLLGATVTVLRLCGGSAAPASGVGGHLCGTLAGCVRVQRAALDFLGTLSQGTGPQELVTQALAVLLECLESPGSSPTVLKKAFQATLRWLLSSPKTPGCSDLGPLIPQFLRELFPVLQKRLCHPCWEVRDSALEFLTQLSRHWGGQVGFRCALLASEVPELARQLLQDPESYVRASAVTAMGQLSSQGLHAPTSPEHAEARQSLFLELLRILSVDSEGFPRRAVMQVFTEWLRDGHADAAQDTEQFVATVLQVVSRDLDWEVRAQGLELALVFLGQTLGPPRTHCPYAMALPEVAPARPLTEALRALCHVGLFDFAFCALFDCDRPVAQKSCDLLLFLRDKIASYSSLREAGGGPSTTSMEATLPRWRAGEQAQPSGDQEPEAVLAMLRSLDLEGLRRTLAESSDHVEKSPQSLLQDMLATGGFLQGDEADCY
- the BRAT1 gene encoding BRCA1-associated ATM activator 1 isoform X2, whose protein sequence is MLGMNHQAPGGGDRSERPACRLPVPSPSQLELLPSSLGPRGFQSGLQGCSLSSPRQPSPSSASSGPGRWHCPEAEPWARGGCGGGLNRAVRRAGLRGDCGLTMDPECAQLLPALCAVLVDPRQPVADDTCLEKLLDWFKTVTEGESSLVLLQEHPCLVELLSHVLKVQDLSPGVLSFSLRLAGTFAAQENCFQYLQGELLPGLFGEAGPLSRAAWAVPTVRSGWIQGLRSLAQHPSALRFLANHGAVDTIFSLQGDSSLFVASAASQLLVHVLALSMQGGAKGQPCLPGGDWPACAQKIMDHVEESLCFTATPKVTQALNVLTTTFGRCQSPWTEALWVRLSPRVACLLERDPIPAAHSFVDLLLCVARSPVFSSSDGGLWETVAQALSCLGPTHVGPLALGILKLEHCPQALRTQAFQVLLQPLACVLKATVQAPGPPGLLDGTADDATTVDTLLASKSSCAGLLCRTLAHLEELQPLPQRPSPWPQASLLGATVTVLRLCGGSAAPASGVGGHLCGTLAGCVRVQRAALDFLGTLSQGTGPQELVTQALAVLLECLESPGSSPTVLKKAFQATLRWLLSSPKTPGCSDLGPLIPQFLRELFPVLQKRLCHPCWEVRDSALEFLTQLSRHWGGQVGFRCALLASEVPELARQLLQDPESYVRASAVTAMGQLSSQGLHAPTSPEHAEARQSLFLELLRILSVDSEGFPRRAVMQVFTEWLRDGHADAAQDTEQFVATVLQVVSRDLDWEVRAQGLELALVFLGQTLGPPRTHCPYAMALPEVAPARPLTEALRALCHVGLFDFAFCALFDCDRPVAQKSCDLLLFLRDKIASYSSLREAGGGPSTTSMEATLPRWRAGEQAQPSGDQEPEAVLAMLRSLDLEGLRRTLAESSDHVEKSPQSLLQDMLATGGFLQGDEADCY
- the BRAT1 gene encoding BRCA1-associated ATM activator 1 isoform X4, whose product is MALAAKTDSKVWGGFLFPGRSLPGHWQTVAGDCGLTMDPECAQLLPALCAVLVDPRQPVADDTCLEKLLDWFKTVTEGESSLVLLQEHPCLVELLSHVLKVQDLSPGVLSFSLRLAGTFAAQENCFQYLQGELLPGLFGEAGPLSRAAWAVPTVRSGWIQGLRSLAQHPSALRFLANHGAVDTIFSLQGDSSLFVASAASQLLVHVLALSMQGGAKGQPCLPGGDWPACAQKIMDHVEESLCFTATPKVTQALNVLTTTFGRCQSPWTEALWVRLSPRVACLLERDPIPAAHSFVDLLLCVARSPVFSSSDGGLWETVAQALSCLGPTHVGPLALGILKLEHCPQALRTQAFQVLLQPLACVLKATVQAPGPPGLLDGTADDATTVDTLLASKSSCAGLLCRTLAHLEELQPLPQRPSPWPQASLLGATVTVLRLCGGSAAPASGVGGHLCGTLAGCVRVQRAALDFLGTLSQGTGPQELVTQALAVLLECLESPGSSPTVLKKAFQATLRWLLSSPKTPGCSDLGPLIPQFLRELFPVLQKRLCHPCWEVRDSALEFLTQLSRHWGGQVGFRCALLASEVPELARQLLQDPESYVRASAVTAMGQLSSQGLHAPTSPEHAEARQSLFLELLRILSVDSEGFPRRAVMQVFTEWLRDGHADAAQDTEQFVATVLQVVSRDLDWEVRAQGLELALVFLGQTLGPPRTHCPYAMALPEVAPARPLTEALRALCHVGLFDFAFCALFDCDRPVAQKSCDLLLFLRDKIASYSSLREAGGGPSTTSMEATLPRWRAGEQAQPSGDQEPEAVLAMLRSLDLEGLRRTLAESSDHVEKSPQSLLQDMLATGGFLQGDEADCY